The Methanobacterium sp. genome has a window encoding:
- a CDS encoding glycosyltransferase family 4 protein: MNKRILLSIAYFYPHIGGYENYIYELYSRINHEFDTDVLVFDCHQNESFESYNGFQIYRMESWGLFGGVYPVPKITLNNLKIINNILKNDYLFVNTHTRFFLSSFLGLMIAKLKNTILIHTEHGSGNVIFLNTFVSLISKIYDFTLGKLIIKSANVNIGISKASCEFLKIMGAKNTYLINNGIDINLFVKKETNLKEELGIPQNYRIITFIGRLIYSKGVQDLIKVFKELKKDHSNTKLIIVGDGNYRKELEIIANDDKNIMFLGNRNDIPDILSITDVFVNPSYSEGLPTSILEAISVGVPIVATNVGGTKEIFSNEMGYLIDKNNEMLLESIVKIIESDFNHIDHSVGKKYIEKYSWDKIATKFLDVIEIIQDKAYKPVKK; encoded by the coding sequence ATGAATAAAAGAATTTTACTTTCCATTGCATATTTTTATCCCCATATTGGGGGTTATGAAAATTATATTTATGAATTGTATTCAAGAATAAACCATGAATTCGATACAGATGTTCTGGTTTTTGATTGTCATCAAAATGAATCCTTTGAAAGCTATAACGGGTTTCAAATATATAGGATGGAATCATGGGGTTTGTTTGGGGGAGTATATCCAGTACCAAAAATCACTTTAAATAATCTAAAGATCATTAATAATATATTAAAAAATGATTATTTGTTTGTTAATACACATACTAGGTTTTTTTTATCTTCCTTCTTGGGATTAATGATTGCTAAATTAAAAAATACAATATTAATTCATACAGAGCATGGATCAGGAAATGTTATTTTTTTAAATACATTTGTAAGTTTAATTTCTAAAATATATGATTTTACATTAGGAAAATTAATAATAAAGTCTGCAAATGTCAATATAGGTATTTCAAAAGCGTCATGCGAATTTTTAAAGATAATGGGTGCAAAAAATACGTATTTAATAAATAATGGAATTGATATTAATCTTTTTGTCAAAAAAGAAACTAATCTTAAAGAAGAACTAGGAATACCCCAAAATTATAGAATAATAACTTTTATTGGACGGTTAATTTACTCCAAAGGAGTACAAGATTTAATAAAGGTATTTAAAGAATTGAAGAAGGATCATTCTAATACGAAATTAATTATTGTTGGAGATGGTAATTATAGAAAGGAACTAGAAATAATTGCTAATGACGATAAAAATATAATGTTTTTAGGTAATAGAAATGATATCCCAGATATTCTTAGTATTACGGATGTATTTGTAAATCCTTCATATTCTGAAGGATTACCTACATCTATATTAGAAGCCATAAGTGTCGGTGTTCCAATAGTAGCCACCAATGTTGGGGGCACTAAAGAAATTTTTAGTAATGAAATGGGTTACTTAATTGATAAAAATAATGAAATGCTATTAGAAAGTATAGTTAAGATTATTGAATCTGATTTTAATCATATAGATCATTCAGTTGGTAAGAAATATATAGAAAAATATTCATGGGATAAAATAGCTACTAAATTTTTAGATGTTATTGAAATCATTCAAGATAAAGCTTATAAACCAGTAAAAAAATGA